A part of Aegilops tauschii subsp. strangulata cultivar AL8/78 chromosome 2, Aet v6.0, whole genome shotgun sequence genomic DNA contains:
- the LOC109740814 gene encoding uncharacterized protein, giving the protein MPPNPTEPEQPEAAATPAPPKKKRNLPGTPDPDAEVIALSPGTLMATNRFVCEVCGKGFQRDQNLQLHRRGHNLPWRLRQRGPGAAPPRRRVYVCPEPGCVHHSPARALGDLTGIKKHFCRKHGEKRWACPRCGKRYAVQADLKAHAKTCGTREYRCDCGTLFTRRDSFVTHRAFCGALVEETGRVLAVPAPPSPRPPDLEEVEENVDKDKEKEEENVDKHKEKEDEGGKGGEDENETSAVAEVDEPQHVEAAMEEPQPQRIPSPPSPTPPSPTPQEQQPMVAVVRNLDEPVVVVEPIVDIKQEEEDKRDEDVCFQEADKYNVAELEDSNLPDNDTPMPPCFLPSPSDAIGTDGSSTSCGTVSSASNSIAPATTTSTFAGLFASATTSTTPQSRSLRDLIGVDPTFLCLAIGTPSSLFSQTDASNPGTFAPPPAPHISATALLQKAAEAGASQAGTSFLKEFGLASSSSSTPSRPPQGRFIDSSSTQSQQPQGRFIECSSTQSRLPQDRFIDSSSTQSRLPHDRFTDSISTQSRLPQDRFIESSSTHSRLPQDRFIESSSTQSRLPQDRFIESSSTQSRLPQDRFIDSSTQFRLPQDRYINNSMPSKLSQGRFMDTSLPSQQLLPQGRFLDNSPASNLSQGRFFDNSQPSNPTQGRFFVNSPPSNLPHGRFTDYSSPGRLPQGMYIDGLPQSRLPQGRYIDNSPQAKLPQGGRFVDSNPQQWHQRSNNHNQLMDMEPGPMVSGSLGLGLAYEGSNPRLPDLMMGQSPLFGPKPATLDFLGLGIGGTMGGSTASGGLPALMVGGELDMGSAAQPPSPWEEAQRKTNGRTIL; this is encoded by the exons ATGCCGCCCAATCCGACGGAGCCGGAGCAGCCGGAGGCGGCCGCGACGCCGGCGCCGCCCAAGAAGAAGAGGAACCTCCCCGGGACGCCAG ATCCGGACGCGGAGGTGATCGCGCTGTCGCCGGGGACGCTCATGGCGACCAACCGGTTCGTGTGCGAGGTGTGCGGCAAGGGCTTCCAGAGGGACCAGAACCTGCAGCTCCACCGCCGGGGGCACAACCTTCCGTGGCGGCTGCGGCAGCGCGGCCCCGGGGcggcgccgccgcgccggagGGTCTACGTCTGCCCGGAGCCCGGCTGCGTGCACCACTCCCCCGCCCGCGCGCTCGGGGACCTCACGGGCATCAAGAAGCACTTCTGCCGCAAGCACGGCGAGAAGCGATGGGCCTGCCCACGCTGCGGCAAGCGCTACGCCGTCCAGGCCGACCTCAAGGCTCATGCCAAGACCTGCGGCACCCGCGAGTATCGCTGTGACTGCGGCACACTCTTCACCAG GAGAGACAGTTTCGTGACACATCGCGCTTTCTGTGGCGCTCTCGTCGAGGAGACCGGCAGAGTGCTCGCTGTTCCGGCGCCGCCTTCGCCTCGGCCACCTGATTTGGAGGAGGTTGAGGAGAATGTGGACAAGGACAAGGAGAAAGAAGAGGAGAATGTGGATAAGCACAAGGAAAAGGAGGATGAGGGGGGCAAGGGGGGAGAAGATGAAAATGAGACTTCTGCCGTGGCCGAGGTGGATGAGCCACAGCACGTTGAGGCAGCAATGGAGGAGCCACAGCCGCAGCGGATTCCGTCGCCGCCATCTCCAACGCCGCCATCTCCAACGCCACAGGAGCAGCAGCCAATGGTGGCAGTTGTGCGAAATTTGGATG AGCCAGTGGTGGTTGTGGAGCCAATTGTGGATATCAAGCAAGAGGAGGAAGATAAGCGAGATGAAGATGTTTGCTTCCAGGAAGCTGATAAGTACAATGTCGCTGAACTAGAAGACTCCAACTTGCCAGATAATGATACCCCGATGCCTCCTTGTTTCCTCCCCTCGCCCTCGGATGCCATTGGTACAGATGGCAGCAGCACCAGTTGTGGCACAGTCAGCAGTGCATCCAATTCCATTGCGCCAGCAACGACGACTAGCACATTTGCGGGGCTGTTTGCATCAGCCACAACAAGCACCACTCCCCAGAGTAGATCGCTGCGTGATCTTATCGGTGTTGATCCCACCTTCCTTTGCCTTGCAATCGGTACACCATCCTCTCTGTTCTCGCAGACAGATGCAAGCAACCCTGGCACCTTTGCTCCACCACCAGCACCGCACATATCTGCGACTGCACTCCTGCAGAAGGCTGCTGAGGCTGGAGCTTCGCAAGCAGGCACATCTTTCTTGAAGGAGTTTGGTCTTGCAAGTTCCTCCTCATCAACCCCATCCAGACCACCTCAAGGAAGGTTCATTGACAGCAGCTCAACGCAATCCCAGCAGCCCCAGGGAAGGTTCATCGAGTGCAGCTCAACACAATCCCGGTTACCTCAAGACAGGTTCATCGACAGCAGCTCAACACAATCCCGGTTACCTCATGACAGGTTCACCGACAGCATCTCAACACAATCCCGGTTACCCCAAGACAGGTTCATCGAGAGCAGCTCAACACATTCCCGGTTACCTCAAGACAGGTTTATCGAGAGCAGCTCAACACAATCCCGGTTACCTCAAGACAGGTTCATCGAGAGCAGCTCGACACAATCCCGGTTACCTCAAGACAGGTTCATCGACAGCTCAACACAATTTCGATTACCTCAAGACAGGTACATCAATAACTCGATGCCATCCAAGCTATCTCAAGGGAGATTCATGGATACCTCACTGCCATCCCAGCAGCTGCTACCTCAAGGAAGGTTCCTTGACAACTCGCCAGCATCAAATCTGTCTCAAGGAAGGTTCTTTGATAACTCGCAACCATCCAATCCAACTCAAGGAAGGTTCTTCGTCAACTCGCCACCATCCAATCTACCTCATGGAAGGTTCACTGATTATTCGTCACCAGGAAGGTTGCCTCAAGGAATGTACATCGATGGCTTGCCACAATCCAGGCTACCACAAGGAAGGTACATCGACAACTCACCACAGGCCAAGCTACCACAGGGGGGAAGGTTCGTTGATAGCAATCCACAGCAATGGCACCAAAGGAGCAATAATCATAACCAGCTAATGGATATGGAGCCTGGGCCGATGGTATCTGGTAGCCTTGGCCTTGGTCTCGCCTATGAAGGTTCAAATCCAAGGTTGCCAGATTTGATGATGGGGCAATCACCACTGTTCGGTCCCAAGCCTGCCACTCTGGACTTCCTTGGGCTTGGCATCGGAGGGACCATGGGCGGCTCCACGGCCAGCGGTGGCCTACCGGCATTGATGGTGGGAGGAGAGCTGGACATGGGGTCTGCCGCACAGCCGCCCTCTCCATGGGAGGAGGCACAGAGAAAGACCAACGGCCGCACAATCCTGTGA